In the Streptobacillus moniliformis DSM 12112 genome, one interval contains:
- a CDS encoding IS91 family transposase — protein MYNSNKIKSIFSKYILTNSINSIKPYFDKKHIEHINHSIHNFLNCGNLSKGFISYRCSSCNFQHKMKLTCKSRLCPSCGYNYSVNWTNSILKQFINIPHRHVLFTVPKEFRKFIAYDRSILSKMSKAINDIFKYQFHNIKDKVKRKIYIPKSNPNYFTNSDIINYGLITVIHTFGRNLKFNPHIHAIISLGGFNKKFQYKELKYFHVPSIANQWKFSLCKLISNANYPNDIIKIQAKKAVSNVYDNDVRLFFNVAGNDINNPKYIIKYLGRYLSRVPIAEYKIVNIDFNKNSLTFKFEDLSNNKEVTYSTLSFKDFVAKVLFHLPLKYFKMINRYGFYARRISSKVKMSLFYLKAQVNKKSLSLFRKNFKELWDFDPFMCPHCNIYLKRYELFIDNGLSPPIHKFYN, from the coding sequence ATGTATAATTCTAATAAAATTAAATCTATCTTCTCCAAATATATTTTAACAAATTCTATTAATTCTATCAAACCATATTTTGATAAAAAACATATTGAACATATCAACCATTCCATTCATAATTTTCTTAACTGTGGTAATCTCTCTAAAGGCTTTATCTCTTATCGTTGTTCCTCTTGTAATTTTCAACATAAAATGAAACTTACTTGTAAATCTAGACTTTGTCCATCTTGTGGTTATAACTATTCTGTTAATTGGACTAATTCTATCTTAAAACAATTTATTAACATCCCTCATAGGCATGTCCTTTTTACTGTCCCTAAAGAATTTAGAAAATTTATTGCTTATGATAGATCTATTCTTTCTAAAATGTCTAAAGCTATTAATGATATTTTTAAATATCAATTCCATAATATCAAAGATAAAGTTAAAAGAAAAATATATATCCCTAAATCTAATCCTAATTACTTTACTAATTCTGATATTATTAACTACGGACTTATTACTGTTATTCATACTTTTGGTAGAAACCTTAAGTTTAATCCTCATATTCATGCCATCATCTCTCTTGGAGGTTTTAATAAAAAATTTCAATATAAAGAACTTAAATACTTTCATGTCCCCTCTATTGCTAATCAATGGAAGTTTTCTCTTTGTAAATTAATTAGTAATGCTAATTATCCTAATGATATTATTAAAATACAAGCTAAAAAAGCTGTATCTAATGTTTATGATAATGATGTTAGGTTATTTTTTAATGTAGCTGGTAATGATATTAATAATCCTAAATACATTATTAAATATCTTGGTAGATATTTATCAAGAGTTCCTATTGCTGAATATAAGATTGTTAATATTGATTTTAATAAAAATTCTCTTACATTTAAATTTGAAGATTTAAGTAATAATAAAGAAGTTACTTATTCTACTTTATCTTTTAAAGATTTTGTTGCTAAAGTGCTTTTTCATCTACCTTTAAAGTATTTTAAAATGATTAATAGATATGGTTTCTATGCTAGAAGAATTTCTTCTAAAGTTAAAATGTCTCTATTTTATCTTAAAGCTCAGGTTAATAAAAAGTCTCTTTCTTTATTTAGGAAAAACTTTAAAGAACTTTGGGACTTTGACCCTTTTATGTGTCCTCATTGTAATATTTATCTTAAACGTTATGAACTATTTATTGATAATGGTCTTTCTCCTCCTATTCATAAGTTCTATAATTAA
- the dusA gene encoding tRNA dihydrouridine(20/20a) synthase DusA, with amino-acid sequence MYKVSLAPMVDRTDIHFRNFISMINKDIELYTEMITTQAILNGDRSKILKITNVENPVVLQIATSNLKESIEAAKYIKYTNYNAVNINVGCPSDRVSGHNMGAYLMSEPELVRDIAQAVKEYSGKDVTIKNRIGIDGKGILENDRKIVRYEELLNFIDITNVSKYIVHARIAILKGLSPKENRTIPELDYEMVYRLKRDRPNLMIEINGGIKTIEDIKIHHNYVDSVMIGRAFYDNPMLANEINLLNDKSVKKHTEIVKEMFHYVKMLEENNEKPHHFLRHTLGLFYNTKYSKMWKNMISSTSATSSTVLEFLNKMG; translated from the coding sequence ATGTATAAAGTATCTTTAGCACCAATGGTAGATAGAACTGATATACATTTTAGAAATTTTATTAGTATGATAAATAAAGATATAGAGCTATATACAGAGATGATAACTACTCAAGCAATTTTAAATGGAGATAGATCTAAAATATTAAAAATCACAAATGTTGAAAATCCTGTAGTTTTACAAATAGCAACATCTAACTTAAAAGAGAGTATAGAAGCTGCAAAATATATTAAATATACAAACTATAATGCAGTTAATATTAATGTTGGTTGTCCATCAGATAGAGTTTCAGGTCATAATATGGGAGCTTATCTTATGAGTGAACCAGAGCTGGTAAGAGATATAGCTCAAGCCGTTAAAGAATATTCAGGTAAAGATGTTACTATAAAAAATAGGATAGGTATAGATGGTAAAGGTATTTTAGAAAATGATAGAAAAATAGTAAGATATGAGGAATTATTAAATTTTATTGATATTACTAATGTAAGTAAATATATTGTTCATGCTAGAATTGCAATTTTAAAAGGTTTAAGTCCAAAAGAAAATAGGACTATACCAGAACTAGATTATGAAATGGTTTATAGACTTAAAAGGGATAGACCTAATTTAATGATAGAAATTAATGGTGGAATTAAAACAATTGAAGACATTAAAATTCATCATAATTATGTTGATTCAGTAATGATAGGTAGAGCATTTTATGATAATCCAATGTTAGCAAATGAAATAAATTTACTTAATGATAAAAGTGTAAAAAAACATACAGAAATAGTTAAAGAAATGTTTCACTATGTGAAAATGTTAGAAGAGAATAATGAAAAACCACATCATTTTCTTAGACATACGTTAGGTTTGTTTTATAATACGAAATATAGTAAAATGTGGAAAAATATGATTTCTTCTACAAGTGCAACAAGTAGCACTGTTCTTGAATTTTTAAATAAAATGGGTTAG
- a CDS encoding DMT family transporter, with product MEKILYILLTIFAGLVVTIQGPINVELGKSLGSDYWSAFTSFAVGLLFILLFIILTGQKSPSITQFTTTAWWKYLGAITGAIYVLSVITVIPALGVGLATILLMFSQLIMAMIIDHYGLFGYAVKTFSVERMIGVVLMAAGIFLINRR from the coding sequence ATGGAAAAAATACTATATATATTATTAACGATATTTGCAGGATTAGTTGTTACAATTCAAGGTCCTATAAATGTTGAACTTGGAAAATCTTTAGGAAGTGATTATTGGTCGGCATTTACATCTTTTGCTGTAGGATTATTATTTATATTATTATTTATCATTCTAACAGGTCAAAAATCACCTTCAATCACTCAGTTTACAACAACTGCTTGGTGGAAATATTTAGGAGCTATTACAGGAGCAATTTATGTATTATCAGTAATTACTGTTATACCAGCTTTAGGAGTAGGTCTTGCAACTATATTATTAATGTTTTCACAATTAATTATGGCTATGATAATAGACCATTATGGACTTTTTGGATATGCAGTTAAAACTTTTTCTGTAGAAAGAATGATAGGTGTAGTATTAATGGCTGCTGGAATATTTTTAATAAATAGAAGGTAA
- the thiI gene encoding tRNA uracil 4-sulfurtransferase ThiI codes for MNIRLSKINAIGLGYGELALKGKNRGIFEGNIKQRINNKISSFDAKLVNDLSKLYVHTNEENIESLILELKKIFGINNINFSIMVDTDEKLIKDKLKEIATDLYQDGARTFKVEVNRANKKFEKNSMDFAKELGAHILINTEFSKVSMKNPDVLISLDIREKTYIYTQKINTYGGLPLGSAGNGLSLISGGIDSPVASFLMSKRGLKLDFVTYHSFPFTSEKALVKIEELVKILSEYNGKSKFYSMNILPIQQAINEKTNKEYATILTRRVMMRLSEMLAKKNNLRALVTGESLGQVASQTLEGLNCTAASVKDLVVFRPLISIDKLEIIEKANEIGTYEKSIEPHDDSCAMFAPKHPNTKPKLDNILLEEEKIENYNELLLEIFNNRKMVVVK; via the coding sequence ATGAATATTAGGTTAAGTAAAATTAATGCTATAGGATTAGGTTATGGGGAACTTGCATTAAAGGGTAAAAACAGAGGTATTTTTGAGGGAAATATTAAACAAAGAATAAATAATAAGATATCATCATTTGATGCAAAATTAGTAAATGATTTATCTAAACTTTATGTTCACACTAATGAAGAAAATATTGAAAGTTTAATATTAGAATTAAAAAAGATTTTTGGTATAAATAATATCAATTTTTCTATAATGGTAGATACAGATGAAAAATTAATAAAAGATAAGTTAAAAGAAATTGCAACCGACTTATATCAAGATGGTGCAAGAACTTTTAAAGTAGAGGTAAATAGAGCTAATAAAAAATTTGAAAAAAATTCTATGGATTTTGCTAAAGAACTTGGAGCACATATCTTAATAAATACTGAATTTAGTAAAGTTTCTATGAAAAATCCTGATGTTTTAATATCTTTAGATATTAGAGAGAAAACATATATTTATACACAAAAAATTAATACTTATGGTGGACTGCCTTTAGGATCTGCTGGAAATGGTCTATCTTTAATTTCTGGTGGAATAGATTCTCCAGTTGCTTCATTTTTAATGTCTAAGAGGGGATTAAAACTTGATTTTGTTACTTATCATTCTTTCCCTTTTACTTCAGAAAAGGCATTAGTTAAAATTGAAGAATTAGTAAAAATATTAAGTGAATATAATGGTAAGTCTAAGTTTTATTCTATGAATATTTTACCTATACAACAGGCTATTAATGAAAAAACAAATAAGGAGTATGCAACTATTCTTACAAGACGTGTGATGATGAGGCTTTCTGAAATGCTTGCTAAGAAGAATAATTTAAGAGCTTTAGTTACAGGAGAAAGTTTAGGGCAAGTTGCTTCTCAAACACTAGAGGGATTAAATTGTACAGCAGCTTCTGTAAAAGATTTAGTTGTATTTAGACCATTAATAAGTATAGATAAACTTGAAATAATTGAAAAAGCAAATGAAATAGGGACATATGAAAAATCAATAGAACCACATGATGATTCATGTGCAATGTTTGCACCTAAACATCCAAATACTAAACCAAAACTTGATAATATATTACTTGAAGAAGAAAAAATTGAAAACTATAATGAATTATTACTTGAAATTTTTAATAATAGAAAAATGGTTGTAGTTAAATGA
- the nox gene encoding H2O-forming NADH oxidase: protein MKVVVIGANHAGTATINTILGNYPDTEVVVFDRNNNISFLGCGMALWIGDQIDGSDGLFYSNKEKLEANGAKVYMETEVYDIDFENKIVYAKSKCGKEFAEKYDKVIVSTGSLPINLPIPGKELENVQYVKLFQNAAEVIEKLKNPEIKHVTVIGAGYIGVELAEAFERKGKKVRLVDSCSDCLSTYYDKEFRTRMNEKLASHGIELSFGEMLKEIKGTDGKVSSIVTDKDEYTTDMVILCAGFRPNTDLLKEKVELFRNGAYLVDRTQKTSQEDVYAIGDCATIYDNSIDDVNYIALATNAVRSGIVAAHNVCGTKLEGIGVQGSNGISVYELNMLSTGLSEENAKRFGFEVETTTFTDNQKPEFMKTENDAVTVKIVYDKNTRRILGAQMASTLDISLGLHVFSLAIQEKVTIDKFKLLDIFFLPHFNKPYNYFTMTALGAK, encoded by the coding sequence ATGAAAGTAGTAGTTATAGGTGCAAACCATGCTGGTACAGCAACAATAAATACAATTTTAGGAAATTATCCAGACACTGAAGTAGTAGTGTTTGATAGAAATAATAACATTAGTTTCTTAGGTTGTGGAATGGCATTATGGATAGGAGATCAAATCGATGGTTCAGATGGTCTATTTTATTCAAACAAAGAAAAATTAGAAGCTAATGGTGCAAAAGTTTATATGGAAACTGAAGTATATGATATAGACTTTGAAAATAAGATAGTGTATGCAAAAAGTAAATGTGGAAAAGAATTTGCAGAAAAATATGACAAAGTAATAGTTTCTACAGGGTCTTTACCAATAAATTTACCAATTCCAGGTAAAGAATTAGAAAATGTACAATATGTGAAATTATTCCAAAATGCAGCTGAAGTTATTGAAAAATTAAAAAATCCAGAAATTAAACATGTTACTGTAATTGGTGCTGGATATATAGGAGTAGAATTAGCTGAAGCATTTGAAAGAAAAGGAAAAAAAGTTAGATTAGTAGATTCTTGTAGCGATTGTTTATCAACATACTATGATAAAGAATTTAGAACAAGAATGAATGAAAAATTAGCAAGCCACGGTATTGAATTATCATTCGGTGAAATGTTAAAAGAAATTAAAGGAACAGATGGTAAGGTCTCATCTATAGTAACTGATAAAGATGAATATACAACAGATATGGTAATATTATGTGCTGGATTTAGACCTAACACAGATTTATTAAAAGAAAAAGTTGAATTATTCAGAAATGGAGCATATTTAGTTGATAGAACTCAAAAAACTTCTCAAGAAGATGTTTATGCTATAGGAGATTGTGCAACTATTTATGATAACTCTATAGATGATGTTAACTATATTGCACTTGCTACAAACGCTGTAAGAAGTGGTATAGTAGCAGCCCATAATGTATGTGGAACTAAATTAGAAGGAATAGGAGTTCAAGGTTCAAATGGAATATCTGTTTATGAATTAAACATGTTATCTACAGGATTATCTGAAGAAAATGCTAAGAGATTTGGATTTGAAGTTGAAACTACTACATTTACAGATAATCAAAAACCTGAATTTATGAAAACTGAAAATGATGCAGTAACTGTTAAAATAGTTTATGATAAAAATACAAGAAGAATTTTAGGAGCACAAATGGCTTCTACATTAGATATCTCACTTGGATTACATGTATTCTCACTTGCAATTCAAGAAAAAGTAACTATAGATAAATTTAAATTACTTGATATATTCTTCTTACCACATTTTAACAAACCATATAACTATTTCACAATGACTGCTTTAGGAGCAAAATAA
- a CDS encoding DNA recombination protein RmuC, which produces MVYTILILLVILILMLIYLIYLINSNRNNNEFKDMKFEILEKLMEKNERSKEDISKLIYEGKINVTSEINDFKLNMKENITKDVLNLGDKVENVLKDGFKISNEAVNTVINRLVKIDETQKNIEKLSTEVISLQKILSDKKSRGSFGETRLEQVLGYVYGDNNNLYERQYKFSNGKVADAVLFLNTKLNKVAIDSKFPLENYILYSENKNVEYRKEFIKDLKKHIDDISSKYIIIGETINQAIMFLPSESIFIDIYSEFPEILEYAYSKRVWIASQTNLMIYITTMQFSTIEYKRNENAKEILNQLDRFSKEFLRYNDRWQNLNKDFKRLEKDFNDLNITSDKIAKEFEKIKNLVDINE; this is translated from the coding sequence ATGGTTTATACTATATTAATATTGCTTGTAATTTTAATATTGATGTTGATATATTTAATTTATCTTATTAATTCTAATAGAAATAATAATGAATTTAAAGATATGAAATTTGAGATATTAGAAAAATTAATGGAGAAAAATGAAAGATCAAAAGAAGATATTTCAAAGTTAATTTATGAAGGAAAAATAAATGTTACAAGTGAAATTAATGATTTTAAATTAAATATGAAAGAAAATATTACTAAAGATGTTTTAAATCTTGGTGATAAAGTAGAAAATGTATTAAAAGATGGATTTAAAATATCTAATGAAGCTGTTAATACAGTTATAAATAGATTAGTTAAAATAGATGAAACTCAAAAGAATATTGAAAAATTATCAACAGAAGTTATTTCACTACAAAAAATTTTATCTGATAAAAAATCAAGAGGAAGTTTCGGAGAAACTAGATTAGAACAGGTTTTGGGCTATGTATATGGAGATAACAATAATCTGTATGAAAGACAATATAAATTTTCAAATGGTAAAGTAGCAGATGCAGTACTATTTTTAAATACAAAATTAAATAAAGTTGCTATTGATTCAAAATTTCCACTTGAAAACTATATCCTGTATTCAGAAAATAAGAATGTAGAATATAGAAAAGAATTTATTAAGGATTTAAAAAAACATATAGATGATATTTCAAGTAAGTATATAATAATAGGGGAAACTATTAATCAAGCGATAATGTTTTTACCTAGTGAATCAATATTTATAGATATATATTCTGAATTTCCAGAAATATTAGAATATGCATATTCTAAAAGAGTTTGGATAGCATCACAAACAAATTTAATGATATATATAACTACTATGCAGTTTTCTACTATAGAGTATAAGAGAAATGAAAATGCAAAAGAAATTTTAAATCAACTTGATAGATTTTCTAAAGAATTTTTAAGATATAATGATAGATGGCAGAATTTAAATAAAGATTTTAAGCGTTTAGAAAAAGATTTTAATGATCTAAATATTACTAGTGATAAAATAGCTAAGGAATTTGAGAAAATAAAAAATTTAGTTGATATCAATGAATAA
- the malQ gene encoding 4-alpha-glucanotransferase, protein MRKAGILLHPTSLSGKEGIGTLGFEAYRFIDFLKKSKQKLWQIFPLGPTGYGDSPYQCFSAFAGNPYLIDLETLVQEGYLDYSVLDTNFGDNKENIDYGMIYTNKLPILRSAFEKFNIENEDFIKFNIENDYWLDNYSLFAALKTYFNGESWSNWPNELKNRDNGAIKEYKVKLADEINYQKFLQYIFLKQWKSVKSYANQNGIEIIGDIPIFVSMDSADAWSNPEIFLFDKDRNPVKVAGVPPDYFSATGQLWGNPLFDWNKLKETGYKWWIDRVKANLSLYDIIRIDHFRGFESYWAVNYGETTAINGKWEKGPGIDLFNAIKKSLGEINIIAEDLGILTDEVVELKESAGFPGMKILQFAFDKDPENEYLPHNYEKNTVVYTGTHDNDTTNSWYFKLNDMQKGEVRDYLNVSDDSYIVYSMIRLALRSVAETAIIPMQDYLNLGEFARINTPGLASGNWQWRLNGWELNDDLASTIAHITEIYGR, encoded by the coding sequence ATGAGAAAAGCAGGGATTTTACTTCATCCTACATCTCTTTCTGGAAAAGAAGGAATAGGTACTTTGGGATTTGAAGCATATAGATTTATTGATTTTTTAAAAAAATCTAAACAAAAACTATGGCAAATATTTCCATTAGGACCTACAGGTTATGGAGATTCTCCGTATCAATGTTTTTCTGCATTTGCAGGTAATCCATATTTAATAGACTTAGAAACTTTAGTTCAAGAGGGATATTTAGATTATTCAGTACTTGATACGAATTTTGGAGATAATAAAGAAAATATTGATTATGGAATGATTTATACAAATAAATTACCTATATTAAGAAGTGCTTTTGAGAAGTTTAATATAGAAAATGAGGATTTTATTAAATTTAATATAGAAAATGATTATTGGTTAGATAATTATTCTCTATTTGCTGCATTAAAAACATATTTTAATGGAGAATCATGGTCAAATTGGCCAAATGAATTAAAAAATAGAGATAATGGAGCAATAAAAGAATATAAAGTTAAATTAGCTGATGAAATTAACTATCAAAAATTTTTACAATATATATTTCTTAAACAATGGAAATCTGTTAAATCATATGCTAATCAAAATGGGATTGAAATTATTGGAGATATACCAATATTTGTATCTATGGATTCAGCAGATGCGTGGTCAAATCCAGAAATATTCTTATTTGATAAAGATAGAAATCCAGTTAAGGTTGCAGGAGTTCCACCTGATTATTTCTCAGCAACTGGGCAATTATGGGGGAATCCATTATTTGATTGGAATAAATTAAAAGAAACAGGATATAAATGGTGGATAGATAGAGTTAAAGCTAACCTTTCTCTATATGATATAATAAGAATAGATCATTTTAGAGGATTTGAATCATATTGGGCTGTTAATTATGGAGAAACTACAGCTATTAATGGTAAATGGGAAAAAGGACCAGGAATTGATTTATTTAATGCTATAAAAAAATCTTTAGGAGAGATTAATATTATTGCAGAAGATTTAGGTATACTTACAGATGAAGTTGTAGAATTAAAAGAAAGTGCAGGATTTCCAGGAATGAAAATTTTACAATTTGCATTTGATAAAGATCCTGAAAATGAATATTTACCACATAATTATGAAAAAAATACTGTAGTTTATACAGGAACACATGATAATGATACAACAAATTCATGGTATTTTAAACTTAATGATATGCAAAAAGGAGAGGTAAGAGATTACTTAAATGTAAGTGATGATTCATATATAGTTTATTCAATGATTAGACTTGCTTTAAGATCTGTTGCTGAAACTGCAATAATACCAATGCAAGATTATTTAAATTTAGGAGAATTTGCACGTATTAATACTCCAGGACTTGCAAGTGGAAACTGGCAATGGAGATTAAATGGTTGGGAATTAAACGATGATTTAGCATCAACAATTGCACACATAACTGAAATATATGGTAGATAA
- a CDS encoding replication-associated recombination protein A, which translates to MNLFNYDKEPLAYKYRPKDFDEFYGQENIRKILFRMLENNKIISSIFFGPSGTGKTTLAKIIADKLGYDYVYLNAIKASKNDITQISLKAKNSVNKTLLFFDEIHRFNKLQQDSLLEDLENGNIILIGATTENPYFSLNRALLSRVLLFEFKKLDEEDIFNILEKIAKEEQLEYKEDILKYISMISDGDARTSINFLETLINADFLNSSIEEVTELFNIKVFADRYDAISAMIKSIRGSDPDSAVYWMSKLLIGGEAPMYIARRLVISASEDIGLANVQAINVAVSCMNAVKEIGMPESRIILSECAIYLALSPKSNSAYMAINKSMLDIEENGAQSVPVHLTKIGAKKYLYPHDYENNYVNQKYMNEKKKYYIPGNNKFEKNMEETWIKIKGEK; encoded by the coding sequence ATGAATTTATTTAATTATGATAAAGAACCTTTAGCATATAAATATAGACCTAAGGATTTTGATGAGTTTTACGGGCAAGAAAATATAAGGAAAATATTATTTAGAATGCTTGAAAACAATAAAATCATAAGCTCAATATTTTTTGGACCAAGTGGTACTGGTAAAACAACTTTAGCTAAAATAATTGCAGATAAACTTGGATATGACTATGTTTATTTAAATGCAATTAAGGCATCAAAAAATGATATAACTCAGATATCTTTAAAAGCTAAGAATAGTGTCAATAAGACACTATTGTTTTTTGATGAGATACATAGATTTAATAAATTGCAACAAGATTCTTTATTAGAAGATTTAGAAAATGGTAATATTATTTTAATAGGGGCTACAACAGAAAATCCTTATTTTTCACTTAATAGAGCTTTATTATCTAGGGTACTTTTATTTGAATTTAAAAAATTAGATGAAGAAGATATATTTAATATATTAGAAAAAATTGCTAAAGAAGAGCAACTTGAGTATAAGGAAGATATATTAAAATACATTTCTATGATATCAGATGGAGATGCAAGAACTTCTATCAACTTTTTAGAAACTTTAATAAATGCAGATTTTTTAAATTCTAGTATTGAAGAAGTTACAGAATTATTTAATATTAAGGTATTTGCAGATAGATATGATGCAATTTCTGCAATGATTAAATCAATAAGAGGTTCTGACCCAGATTCTGCTGTTTATTGGATGAGTAAGTTATTAATTGGTGGAGAAGCCCCTATGTATATTGCTAGAAGATTAGTTATTTCTGCAAGTGAGGATATAGGTCTTGCAAATGTTCAAGCAATTAATGTTGCCGTTTCTTGTATGAATGCAGTAAAAGAAATTGGAATGCCTGAATCAAGAATAATTTTATCAGAATGTGCTATATATTTAGCACTTTCACCTAAAAGTAATAGTGCATATATGGCAATAAATAAGTCTATGTTAGATATAGAAGAAAATGGAGCACAAAGTGTTCCAGTGCATTTAACTAAAATAGGTGCTAAAAAATATCTATATCCTCATGATTATGAGAATAATTATGTTAATCAAAAATATATGAATGAAAAGAAAAAATATTATATTCCAGGAAATAATAAGTTTGAAAAAAATATGGAAGAAACTTGGATTAAAATAAAAGGAGAAAAATAA
- the trxA gene encoding thioredoxin yields the protein MSKVLHLGATEQLGEILKKEKVVLVDFFATWCGPCKRLGPVLDELSEEADFPIVKIDVDQFPDLAGEYGVRSIPTLFVIKDGQKVATDLGFKTKEELTSLVKNNI from the coding sequence ATGAGTAAAGTATTACATTTAGGTGCTACAGAGCAATTAGGAGAAATTTTAAAAAAAGAAAAAGTTGTTTTAGTAGACTTTTTTGCAACTTGGTGTGGACCATGTAAAAGACTTGGACCAGTTTTAGATGAATTAAGTGAAGAAGCTGATTTTCCAATAGTTAAAATAGATGTAGATCAATTTCCTGATTTAGCTGGTGAATATGGAGTAAGAAGTATACCTACATTATTTGTAATTAAAGATGGACAAAAAGTAGCAACAGATTTAGGATTTAAAACAAAAGAAGAATTAACTTCTTTAGTAAAAAATAATATATAA
- a CDS encoding YihY/virulence factor BrkB family protein: protein MIYNKEKVISMVKIYFKKYFSKDLSLLASNLTYMMILTIFPFFAIILGIAKGFGLDEKLIAQVNALLPQNEQVLAYILETTNNLIENARGGILTGLGILILIFSVISMFDLLENTFNDIWNVRKNRNFTSKIISYTALVFITPIFILLILASSSVLVEFIKSFADISNLTKYILKVFNMFMRMMFISGLFILIPNKRVKILPAIIGAAISDIGLNILYVIYVYLQFSISRYNIIYGSLAFIPIFLIWIKYAWTIILIGAQITYTIQTSKELVEEDFEMSLSMKKKIGVYIMYILSDRFNKLENPLDMNALKLYTGISEKALNKSILLLQDYELINEVLDENNELEYYQININPNKLSYGLFNSIIENEGIDDKYILEDMPSERREEFEKISNELTYYNDKIINEE, encoded by the coding sequence ATGATATATAATAAAGAAAAAGTAATATCAATGGTAAAAATATATTTTAAAAAGTATTTTTCTAAAGATTTGTCATTGCTTGCATCAAATCTAACATACATGATGATACTAACAATATTCCCTTTTTTTGCCATTATACTTGGAATTGCAAAAGGTTTTGGTTTGGATGAAAAATTAATTGCTCAGGTTAATGCTTTATTACCTCAAAATGAACAAGTTTTAGCATATATATTAGAAACTACTAATAATCTAATAGAAAATGCAAGAGGTGGAATACTTACTGGATTAGGAATTTTAATATTAATTTTTTCAGTAATTAGTATGTTTGATTTACTTGAAAATACATTTAATGATATTTGGAATGTAAGAAAAAATAGAAATTTCACTTCTAAGATTATTAGTTATACCGCCCTTGTTTTCATAACACCTATATTTATTTTACTTATACTTGCAAGCAGTTCGGTTTTAGTTGAATTTATTAAATCTTTTGCAGATATATCAAATTTAACTAAGTACATACTAAAAGTATTTAATATGTTTATGAGAATGATGTTTATATCAGGATTATTTATTTTAATTCCTAATAAGAGAGTTAAAATATTACCAGCGATAATAGGAGCTGCTATTTCTGATATAGGATTAAACATACTTTATGTAATATATGTTTATCTTCAGTTTTCAATTAGTAGATACAATATAATATATGGGTCGCTTGCATTTATACCTATATTTCTAATTTGGATAAAATATGCTTGGACAATAATACTTATAGGTGCACAAATAACATATACTATACAAACATCTAAAGAATTGGTAGAAGAAGATTTTGAAATGTCATTATCAATGAAAAAGAAAATAGGTGTATATATTATGTATATATTATCGGACAGATTTAATAAATTAGAAAATCCATTAGATATGAATGCCTTAAAACTATATACTGGAATTTCTGAAAAAGCACTTAATAAATCAATCTTATTATTACAAGATTATGAATTGATTAATGAAGTATTAGATGAAAATAATGAATTAGAATATTATCAAATAAATATAAATCCTAATAAGTTAAGCTATGGATTATTTAATAGTATTATTGAAAATGAAGGAATAGATGATAAATATATTTTAGAGGATATGCCTTCTGAAAGAAGAGAAGAATTTGAAAAAATTTCAAATGAGCTAACTTACTATAATGATAAAATAATAAATGAAGAGTAG